Genomic segment of Candidatus Woesearchaeota archaeon:
AATCTTAATTCTTTAGAGTCATTATTCTCATTAATGATCTGTAAGATTAAAAAAATTGAGCCAATGGTATTCATACAGAAAATCAATTTTCCTAAAACAATAATAATAAATAAAATATATATTAAAATATACAAATCTTTATTGAAAAATGCAACACTAGTTAGTGCAACAAGAATTGGTCAAAAAGAATCTAAAAGATTTTCAAAGAATCCATTATTTTTACCTTTTGGAATTTCAATAAATGACAAGATAAAGAAACAAAAACATGAGACAATAAATATTATTTGCAATTCTAAAATTCAAAAGAGAAAAAATGTATTTGAGTTAATAAAAGAATTCGAGAAATTATCTAAAGAATATGAGAAAATAAGACTAAAAATTGTAGCAAGAGAGATAATTGATAATGATTATTATTATGAGATATTGAATTTTATAAGAGAAAAGAAATTGGAAAAAAAAGTTTCAATAGAAATAGGTATTTCTCTAGAGGAAGTATTTGAAATCTATAAAAAATCAGATATATACATATTAGTAAGTTACGATGACCCAGCAGTGTATTCGCATATAGAAGCAATGAATTATGAACTTCCTGTAATATTAAACAAATACAACGGAACCAGTGACTACATTGAAGATGGCAAAGATGGAATAATAATCAAAAATAAGAACTTTAGTGAAATTTATAAAGCGCTAGAAAAAGTAATTACTAGTGATTATAAGAAAATGGGTAAGCTAGCAAAAAACAATTTAAAAATCAATTATGATGCAAAGCTTATTGTTAAAAAGTTCTTAGAGGTAATTAAAAAATGAAATATTATGATAAAAAAAACAATCGTTTAGTTTATGTAAGTAGTCAAGCAACTTCTAATTTTTGGGATGAACAATGGTCTAAAAAAGACATCAAAAAAATATATGCTCAGAAAATTTATTCTTTTGATCCACTAATTAAATTCACAAAGAAATATCTACCAAATAAGAAGTCTATTATTCTTGAATGTGGATGTGGTATGGGACAAAATGTATACAAATTAAATAAAGTTGGTTATAAAAATACAATTGGTTTAGATTATGCAAAAGAGACAATTAAATTAATTCAAAAATTCAAGCCAAAATTAAATGTTGTGTTAGGAGATGTAATGAAATTGCCATTTAAAGATAATCATTTTGATGGTTATTGGTCATTTGGAGTAATAGAGCATTTTTATGATGGATATAAACCAATTGCCGATGAGATGTCAAGAGTAGTGAAAAAAGATGGTTATTTGTTTCTAGTTTTTCCACATATGTCAAAATTAAGAAAATT
This window contains:
- a CDS encoding glycosyltransferase family 4 protein, translating into MKTITFIQPRNHNNVKDFIEELSNDFKIELITYDNNKFLKSTNIKYTKIQNITISKNKQIFIPNPFQLYSLIQKDKIITIKNLNSLESLFSLMICKIKKIEPMVFIQKINFPKTIIINKIYIKIYKSLLKNATLVSATRIGQKESKRFSKNPLFLPFGISINDKIKKQKHETINIICNSKIQKRKNVFELIKEFEKLSKEYEKIRLKIVAREIIDNDYYYEILNFIREKKLEKKVSIEIGISLEEVFEIYKKSDIYILVSYDDPAVYSHIEAMNYELPVILNKYNGTSDYIEDGKDGIIIKNKNFSEIYKALEKVITSDYKKMGKLAKNNLKINYDAKLIVKKFLEVIKK
- a CDS encoding class I SAM-dependent methyltransferase, with translation MKYYDKKNNRLVYVSSQATSNFWDEQWSKKDIKKIYAQKIYSFDPLIKFTKKYLPNKKSIILECGCGMGQNVYKLNKVGYKNTIGLDYAKETIKLIQKFKPKLNVVLGDVMKLPFKDNHFDGYWSFGVIEHFYDGYKPIADEMSRVVKKDGYLFLVFPHMSKLRKLKSNLGFYSKWSGENKKDFYQFALDEKLVTKRFEELGFKLVEIAYRDGFKGLKDESGIITPILSKIYGSSNFFAKGRSFVISRLFSRVSSHSILLVLKKVK